A region from the Arthrobacter roseus genome encodes:
- a CDS encoding type I restriction endonuclease subunit R: MTTATTSFSEADWEGLTLELLAEPLGWEPKTGQEIAPGQGERASWDELLIRPRLLNALRRLNPTIPAEYLQQALADITSAKSQDAITENHRIHEYFVDGFRMSYIDSDGQEANPTLRLISAEPSQNEWLAVNQVTLIAGDHKRRFDLVLYCNGLPVSIIELKRAGSTSATVAGAHAQLQTYLREFPLAFRFCVFTLASDGLEAKYGTPFTPLNHFSPWNVDEHGKVISRDTMVDGELVTELETALLGLYEHHRFLQLLGSFTAFDENASGLAKRIAKPHQFFAVTKAVESTVQAVESNGKAGVVWHTQGSGKSMEMELYANRVIRHPRLKNPTIVVITDRNELDGQLFATFNQSRLLAETPRQIRRRSELREELSNRVTGGIYFTTLQKFGLSPDEKHAGTEHPLLSDRRNIVVIVDEAHRSHYDNLDGYARHLRDALPHATLIAFTGTPISFDDRDTRAVFGEYIDIYDLSRAVEDGATVPIYFEPRLIKVGLADEVTDETLDLAADEATLDLDVTERARLESSVAVVNAIYGAPERIKALAEDLVAHWENRRDRMRKFIDAPGKAMIVGGTREICANLYTAITELRPDWHSTDLKSGKIKVVYSGNATDVEPVSQHVRRDSENASIKERLKNADDELELVIVKDMMLTGFDAPPLHTLYLDRPLKGALLMQTLARVNRTFRGKEDGLLVAYAPLADNLSKALAEYTQSDQANKPVGKDINAAVLATTALVEQLRGLLSSFDWRAVLNKGGRKPLYNAATQAANYLRDPATPGNQANDDGAELTAARYRRLSGQLSRAWALCSGHENLAQLRPEVQFYEETRVYMAKFDAMDRQLRGEPVPEDIQRLLRNLIATATSSGDVLDIYEAAGMPRPSLSDLTPEFVSKTQQARNPHLAIEALRELVSEESQRTTRNNVIRQRAFSERINELMNKYTNQQLTAAQVIAEMVKLAREVAQESNRGAQFDPPLTEDELAFYDAVAQNESAVQVQGSGVLANIARDLVGIMQRDIRTDWTVRDDVRAKLRANIKRLLVKYDYPPDKQPTAIKLVMEQMETMAPRFADARR; the protein is encoded by the coding sequence ATGACGACCGCGACAACCAGTTTTTCCGAAGCCGATTGGGAAGGGCTCACGCTCGAGCTCCTCGCCGAACCACTCGGCTGGGAACCCAAAACAGGGCAGGAGATAGCTCCCGGCCAGGGCGAACGAGCCAGCTGGGACGAACTACTCATCCGGCCGCGCCTTCTCAATGCCCTTCGGCGGCTCAATCCCACCATCCCCGCCGAGTACCTCCAGCAGGCGTTGGCTGATATCACGTCCGCGAAGTCCCAGGACGCCATCACCGAAAACCACCGCATCCACGAATACTTTGTGGACGGCTTCCGCATGAGCTACATCGACTCTGACGGACAAGAAGCCAACCCCACCCTCCGCCTCATCAGCGCAGAACCGTCCCAGAACGAATGGCTCGCCGTCAACCAGGTCACCCTCATAGCCGGAGACCATAAGCGACGCTTCGACCTGGTCCTCTACTGCAACGGCCTGCCCGTGAGCATCATCGAACTCAAACGAGCCGGCAGCACCTCCGCCACAGTCGCCGGAGCCCACGCTCAACTGCAGACGTACCTCCGCGAATTTCCCCTCGCGTTCCGCTTCTGCGTCTTCACCCTCGCCTCGGACGGACTCGAAGCAAAATACGGCACACCCTTCACCCCGCTCAACCACTTCTCCCCCTGGAACGTCGACGAACACGGCAAAGTAATCAGCCGGGACACCATGGTCGACGGCGAACTCGTCACCGAACTTGAAACAGCGCTCCTCGGCCTCTACGAGCACCACCGTTTCCTGCAACTGCTGGGCAGCTTCACCGCGTTCGACGAAAACGCCTCTGGCCTGGCCAAACGAATCGCCAAACCACATCAGTTCTTCGCTGTCACCAAAGCCGTGGAAAGCACTGTCCAAGCCGTCGAATCAAACGGCAAGGCCGGCGTCGTCTGGCATACCCAGGGTTCTGGAAAATCCATGGAGATGGAGCTCTACGCCAACCGAGTCATCCGCCACCCACGGTTGAAGAATCCCACCATTGTGGTCATCACGGATCGCAACGAACTCGACGGGCAGCTCTTCGCGACGTTCAACCAATCCCGCCTTCTCGCCGAAACGCCCCGCCAGATCCGTAGACGCTCCGAACTCCGTGAAGAACTGAGCAACCGCGTTACCGGAGGTATCTACTTCACCACCCTGCAGAAATTCGGCCTATCCCCAGATGAAAAACACGCAGGGACCGAACACCCGCTGCTGAGCGATCGGCGCAACATCGTGGTCATCGTCGACGAAGCCCACCGAAGCCACTACGACAACCTCGACGGCTACGCCCGCCACCTGCGCGATGCCCTCCCCCACGCAACACTCATTGCGTTCACCGGCACACCGATCTCCTTCGATGACAGGGACACCCGCGCGGTCTTCGGCGAATATATCGACATCTACGACCTCTCCCGTGCCGTGGAAGACGGCGCCACCGTCCCCATCTACTTTGAACCGCGCCTGATCAAAGTGGGCCTAGCGGATGAGGTCACCGATGAAACGCTCGACCTCGCCGCCGACGAAGCAACACTGGACCTCGACGTCACTGAGCGGGCGCGCCTCGAGTCCTCCGTCGCCGTCGTTAATGCCATCTATGGCGCACCGGAGCGCATCAAGGCCCTCGCCGAAGACCTCGTTGCGCACTGGGAGAACCGCCGCGACCGGATGCGGAAGTTCATCGACGCTCCCGGCAAGGCCATGATTGTTGGTGGCACCCGCGAGATCTGCGCCAACCTCTACACAGCCATCACCGAGCTGCGGCCCGACTGGCACTCCACCGACCTGAAATCAGGGAAAATCAAGGTGGTCTACTCCGGTAACGCCACCGACGTCGAGCCCGTCTCACAGCATGTGCGCCGGGATTCGGAGAATGCGTCCATCAAGGAACGGCTCAAGAACGCCGACGACGAGCTCGAACTCGTGATCGTCAAAGACATGATGCTCACCGGCTTCGACGCCCCTCCCCTCCATACGCTTTACCTGGACCGGCCGCTCAAGGGCGCCCTGCTCATGCAGACCCTGGCCCGCGTCAACCGCACCTTCCGCGGCAAGGAGGACGGCCTGCTGGTGGCCTATGCGCCGCTGGCCGACAACCTGTCCAAGGCCCTCGCCGAATACACGCAGTCAGACCAGGCCAACAAGCCGGTGGGCAAAGACATCAACGCCGCGGTGCTCGCCACGACGGCCCTCGTCGAGCAGCTACGGGGCCTGCTTTCCAGCTTCGACTGGCGCGCAGTCCTGAACAAGGGCGGCCGCAAGCCCCTCTACAACGCGGCAACTCAGGCGGCGAATTACCTCCGCGATCCGGCCACGCCCGGAAATCAAGCGAACGACGACGGCGCTGAACTCACCGCAGCCCGGTACCGTCGGCTCTCCGGCCAGCTCTCACGGGCATGGGCACTGTGCTCCGGACACGAGAACCTGGCACAGCTACGGCCCGAAGTGCAGTTCTACGAAGAGACCCGCGTCTACATGGCGAAGTTCGACGCCATGGACCGGCAGTTGCGTGGTGAGCCAGTGCCCGAGGACATCCAGCGGTTACTGCGAAATCTCATTGCCACCGCCACGTCCTCCGGCGATGTTCTGGACATCTATGAAGCAGCGGGAATGCCCCGGCCATCACTCAGTGATCTGACTCCTGAGTTCGTCAGCAAAACGCAGCAGGCACGTAACCCGCATCTGGCCATCGAGGCACTGCGCGAACTGGTGTCTGAGGAATCGCAGCGGACCACCCGCAACAACGTTATCCGGCAGCGCGCTTTCTCTGAGCGCATCAACGAGCTGATGAACAAGTACACCAATCAGCAGCTCACCGCCGCTCAGGTCATTGCGGAAATGGTGAAGCTGGCGCGCGAAGTAGCTCAGGAATCCAACCGCGGAGCCCAGTTTGATCCACCGCTGACGGAGGACGAACTGGCGTTCTACGACGCCGTCGCCCAGAACGAATCCGCTGTCCAAGTCCAGGGGAGCGGTGTCCTCGCAAACATTGCCCGCGACCTCGTTGGCATCATGCAGCGCGACATCCGAACAGACTGGACCGTCCGCGACGACGTCCGGGCAAAACTCCGCGCAAACATCAAGCGGCTACTGGTCAAATACGACTACCCGCCGGATAAGCAGCCCACCGCCATCAAACTGGTCATGGAGCAGATGGAAACCATGGCGCCCCGATTCGCGGACGCGCGGCGCTAG
- a CDS encoding NAD(P)-dependent alcohol dehydrogenase, whose product MPTTVNAYAAHSATEGLIPTTIERRDVGADDVLIDIKFAGICHSDIHTVRGEWGPPSFPLVPGHEIAGIVTEVGSNVTKHAVGDRVGVGCMVNSCGECKNCVAGEEQYCLKGNMGTYGAEDRDGSMTQGGYSTHVVVTEDFVVRIPEGIDLDVAAPLLCAGITTYSPLRRWGAGPGKKVAVVGLGGLGHMAVKLAAAMGAEVSVLSQSLKKQEDGLRLGAEHYYATSDENTFTDLAGSFDLIINTVSASIPISDYLGLLSLDGTLVSVGAPPEPLPVNAFALIGGRRSFAGSMIGGIRETQEMLDFCAEHHLGSEVEVIPADKINEAYERVLASDVRYRFVIDTATLA is encoded by the coding sequence ATGCCAACAACTGTTAACGCCTACGCAGCGCATTCCGCCACGGAGGGCCTCATTCCCACCACCATCGAACGCCGGGACGTCGGCGCCGATGATGTGCTGATCGACATCAAGTTCGCTGGTATCTGCCACTCCGATATCCACACGGTCCGTGGCGAGTGGGGACCGCCTTCCTTCCCGCTGGTGCCCGGACATGAGATTGCTGGCATCGTCACCGAAGTCGGCTCCAACGTCACCAAACACGCTGTCGGCGATCGCGTTGGCGTGGGCTGCATGGTGAACTCCTGCGGCGAATGCAAGAACTGCGTGGCTGGCGAAGAGCAGTACTGCCTCAAAGGCAACATGGGCACCTACGGCGCCGAAGACCGCGACGGCTCAATGACCCAGGGCGGCTACTCCACCCACGTGGTGGTGACCGAGGACTTTGTGGTCCGGATCCCTGAAGGAATCGACCTCGACGTCGCTGCACCGCTACTCTGCGCTGGCATCACCACGTACTCGCCGTTGCGCCGCTGGGGTGCGGGACCAGGCAAGAAGGTGGCCGTCGTCGGGCTTGGCGGACTCGGTCACATGGCCGTGAAGCTGGCCGCAGCCATGGGCGCCGAGGTGAGCGTGCTTTCCCAGTCTTTGAAGAAGCAGGAAGACGGGTTGCGCCTGGGTGCGGAGCACTACTACGCCACCAGCGACGAAAACACGTTCACGGATCTTGCCGGTTCATTTGATCTGATCATCAACACGGTCAGTGCCTCGATCCCCATCAGTGACTACCTGGGCCTACTGTCCCTTGACGGCACTCTGGTCAGCGTTGGCGCACCACCTGAGCCACTGCCGGTCAACGCGTTCGCGCTCATTGGCGGCCGCAGGTCTTTTGCCGGTTCCATGATTGGTGGCATTCGTGAAACCCAGGAGATGCTCGATTTCTGCGCCGAGCACCACCTGGGATCCGAGGTGGAGGTTATCCCCGCCGATAAGATCAACGAAGCCTACGAGCGCGTGCTCGCCTCGGACGTCCGCTACCGGTTTGTCATCGACACGGCAACGCTCGCCTAG
- a CDS encoding FUSC family protein, which produces MTSQAPQAGHRFRAVMARLGAESPHLLLAVKAALAVGLAWVIAPYMPGVADEYPYYAPLGALLSMQSTLSSSAKYGLQVLGGLAAGIALAAGVLLVGDPNLWTISLVVAVGVLLGKNRWLGAPGQEYLPIAALFVLIVGGPNADAYSIGYLVQMSVGVGVGLSVNLLILPPLSFNSAVLQLSQLRLALAQHMEAVGGALTENWPPERKDWASQNDVLSATAIKVRETVHTADISRQGNPRARLYRRDVPGYYADLVVLENVTFHIRDLSEVLAGAVWGKPFPVDLPVRLCPPLSEAMCAVAAVLKAWNDDEDPGGALQEAESALETLQQRLTEQRTEDNVPLSGAATITMALRRIVAAIRPRLVSETQPDRASDTAD; this is translated from the coding sequence GTGACTTCCCAAGCACCCCAGGCCGGTCATCGATTTCGTGCAGTGATGGCTCGGCTAGGAGCGGAGTCGCCGCATCTCCTGCTCGCCGTCAAGGCCGCGCTCGCCGTGGGCCTGGCCTGGGTGATCGCTCCATACATGCCCGGTGTTGCCGATGAGTATCCTTATTACGCACCGCTGGGGGCATTGCTCAGCATGCAGTCCACGCTATCCAGTTCAGCCAAGTACGGATTGCAGGTCCTTGGCGGACTGGCCGCCGGCATCGCGCTCGCGGCTGGTGTGCTGCTGGTGGGTGATCCTAATTTGTGGACTATATCCCTCGTGGTGGCTGTCGGCGTCTTGCTGGGGAAGAACCGATGGCTCGGTGCTCCCGGGCAGGAATATCTTCCGATTGCGGCTCTCTTTGTGCTCATTGTCGGCGGTCCGAACGCCGATGCCTATTCGATTGGGTACCTCGTGCAGATGAGTGTTGGCGTCGGCGTCGGGCTCTCGGTTAACCTGCTGATCCTGCCGCCACTCAGCTTTAATTCTGCGGTCCTTCAGCTCTCCCAGCTCCGGCTCGCTTTGGCGCAGCACATGGAGGCCGTCGGCGGGGCGCTGACCGAAAACTGGCCACCGGAGCGGAAGGACTGGGCGAGTCAAAACGACGTGCTGTCAGCTACTGCTATAAAAGTACGCGAGACGGTCCACACCGCGGACATCAGCCGCCAGGGAAACCCGCGGGCTCGCCTGTATCGGCGAGATGTGCCCGGCTATTATGCCGACCTCGTGGTGCTGGAGAACGTCACCTTCCACATTCGCGACCTCAGCGAGGTGCTGGCCGGTGCAGTGTGGGGTAAACCGTTTCCCGTTGATCTGCCTGTTCGCCTATGCCCGCCCCTCAGCGAGGCGATGTGCGCAGTCGCAGCCGTGTTGAAGGCCTGGAATGACGACGAAGATCCGGGCGGAGCACTGCAGGAGGCTGAGTCCGCACTGGAGACACTGCAGCAGAGGCTTACGGAACAGCGCACCGAGGATAACGTCCCGTTGAGCGGTGCCGCGACAATTACCATGGCCCTTCGGCGTATCGTGGCAGCGATCCGGCCGCGTCTTGTTAGTGAGACGCAGCCGGACCGTGCTTCGGACACCGCAGACTGA
- a CDS encoding alpha-hydroxy acid oxidase has product MSQQPSRRPDALRRRIPKIADLTPLLKFKAPTLPSAHNRLQSANTIADLRAIAKRRTPKAPFDYTDGAAEEEITLNRARASFRDLEFRPGVLRDVSTVDLTTPILGATSALPFGIAPTGFTRMMQSEGEYAGSQAAERAGIPYTLSTMGTASIEDVAKAAPNGRNWFQLYLWTDRDRSLDLIERAARAGYDTLMVTVDTAVAGARLRDVRNGMTIPPALTAKTVLDASYRPAWWFNFLTHEPLNFASLSNFAGTPSELINSMFDPTLTYDDLDWLRKVWKGKLVVKGIQTVDDAKKAVDHGADGIVISNHGGRQLDRAPIPLHLLPDVAAQLKGRAAIIFDTGIMSGGDVIAAMALGADFTLIGRAYLYGLMAGGRAGVDRTIEILSTQASRTMQLLGVSRITDLGPEHVRLL; this is encoded by the coding sequence ATGAGCCAGCAGCCTTCCCGCAGACCGGACGCCTTGCGTCGTCGCATACCAAAGATCGCGGACCTGACTCCGCTGCTGAAGTTCAAAGCTCCTACTCTGCCCAGCGCACACAACCGTCTGCAGAGCGCGAACACCATCGCGGACCTGCGCGCCATCGCGAAGCGACGGACCCCCAAAGCCCCCTTTGACTACACCGATGGAGCGGCCGAAGAGGAGATCACCCTGAACCGGGCGCGGGCGTCCTTCCGCGATCTCGAATTTCGGCCGGGCGTGCTGCGGGATGTGTCGACGGTCGACCTGACGACGCCGATTCTTGGCGCGACGTCGGCCCTTCCGTTTGGCATAGCGCCCACCGGCTTCACCCGGATGATGCAGTCCGAGGGCGAGTACGCAGGCTCGCAGGCAGCCGAGCGCGCTGGCATTCCGTACACACTGTCCACGATGGGAACGGCGTCGATCGAGGACGTGGCCAAGGCTGCACCGAACGGGCGGAACTGGTTCCAGCTCTACTTGTGGACAGACCGGGACCGCTCCCTGGATCTGATTGAGCGCGCTGCCCGAGCAGGTTATGACACGCTCATGGTCACCGTGGACACCGCCGTCGCCGGAGCCCGCCTACGCGATGTCCGCAACGGAATGACCATCCCGCCAGCACTGACCGCGAAGACCGTGCTCGATGCCTCCTACCGCCCCGCATGGTGGTTCAACTTCCTCACCCATGAGCCGCTGAACTTCGCGTCGCTCTCCAACTTCGCTGGCACGCCAAGCGAGCTCATCAACTCCATGTTTGACCCCACCCTCACCTACGACGACCTCGACTGGCTGCGCAAAGTATGGAAAGGGAAGCTGGTGGTGAAGGGCATCCAGACAGTCGACGACGCGAAGAAAGCCGTGGACCACGGCGCGGACGGCATCGTGATCTCCAACCACGGTGGTCGACAGCTGGACCGAGCGCCCATCCCCCTTCACCTACTGCCCGACGTCGCCGCCCAGCTGAAGGGGCGAGCGGCCATCATTTTCGATACCGGGATCATGAGCGGAGGTGACGTCATTGCGGCGATGGCCCTCGGTGCAGACTTCACGCTCATTGGCCGGGCCTACCTGTACGGCCTGATGGCGGGCGGTCGCGCCGGCGTGGACCGGACCATCGAGATCCTCTCCACCCAGGCATCCCGGACTATGCAGTTACTCGGCGTCTCCCGGATAACTGATCTGGGGCCGGAGCACGTGAGGCTCCTCTAA
- a CDS encoding cysteine hydrolase family protein, whose translation MKTLHANAALVVIDVQRAFDDPYWGKSNNPACEENIASLIMAWESERRPIVVVRHDSKDAGSPLHPSADGNALKPFVAEAYPDLLVTKHVNSAFIGSPDLDSWLTEEGIRQIVVCGIQTNMCVETTSRMGGNLGYEVIFPLDATRTFDMVGPIRADGETLTATADELMHATAVNLHGGGFADVVTTAEVLTQVADEE comes from the coding sequence ATGAAGACACTCCACGCGAACGCGGCCCTTGTAGTTATTGACGTCCAGCGGGCGTTCGATGACCCGTATTGGGGTAAGTCCAACAACCCGGCGTGCGAGGAAAACATTGCCAGCCTCATCATGGCGTGGGAATCGGAACGGCGTCCGATCGTCGTCGTTCGCCATGACAGCAAGGACGCCGGGTCGCCGTTGCATCCGAGCGCCGACGGGAATGCGCTCAAACCCTTTGTCGCCGAAGCGTATCCGGACCTGCTGGTCACGAAGCACGTGAACTCGGCCTTCATCGGCTCACCGGATCTGGATTCTTGGCTCACGGAAGAGGGCATCCGGCAGATCGTGGTCTGCGGGATCCAGACCAACATGTGCGTGGAGACCACGTCGCGTATGGGCGGGAACCTGGGCTATGAGGTCATTTTCCCGCTGGATGCAACCCGCACTTTCGATATGGTGGGTCCAATAAGGGCCGACGGCGAAACTCTCACCGCGACGGCGGACGAACTGATGCACGCTACGGCCGTGAACCTGCACGGTGGTGGCTTCGCCGACGTCGTCACCACTGCTGAGGTGCTGACGCAGGTGGCCGACGAGGAGTAG